A portion of the Vreelandella subglaciescola genome contains these proteins:
- the msrB gene encoding peptide-methionine (R)-S-oxide reductase MsrB, which translates to MAKLEKTPEQWREQLTDEQYRVTREKGTERPFTSNCDVQDGQGIYHCVCCNAPLFENEHKFDAGCGWPSFDRPLGAQSVDKHSDASHGMTRTEVVCSHCDAHLGHVFPDGPPDTTGQRYCINGVALDFHADE; encoded by the coding sequence ATGGCTAAACTGGAAAAAACGCCCGAACAGTGGCGCGAACAGCTGACCGACGAGCAGTACCGGGTCACCCGGGAAAAAGGCACCGAACGCCCCTTCACCAGCAACTGCGACGTACAGGATGGCCAAGGCATCTACCACTGCGTTTGCTGCAACGCACCGCTGTTTGAAAACGAGCACAAGTTTGACGCCGGCTGCGGCTGGCCAAGCTTTGACCGCCCGCTTGGTGCGCAAAGCGTAGACAAACACAGCGATGCCAGCCACGGCATGACGCGCACGGAAGTGGTTTGCTCGCACTGCGATGCTCATCTGGGGCACGTATTCCCCGACGGCCCGCCGGACACCACCGGTCAGCGCTACTGCATCAACGGCGTTGCGCTGGATTTTCACGCCGACGAATAA
- a CDS encoding endo alpha-1,4 polygalactosaminidase, translated as MHTHILTRLGTLLRALVTLVPSVLIGSPLLASDAAADELPSVAFYYAAKPPVELLNQFDWVVIDADSATDGERRDIEAQGAKTFAYVSIGEWEPERASTRGKPDDALVAENPDWNSQVADLSRADWRDFLHRRIDELWQQGYRAFFFDTLDSYYRFAESEKDIKAQQAGLVTFVDEVHRRHPGIDVMLNRGFEVLDQVHNKIVGVAAESLYQRWTPSTKIYGPMASNDTQWLTGQLERVNPPYSPG; from the coding sequence GTGCATACTCATATCCTGACGAGACTCGGAACGTTGTTGCGAGCCCTGGTAACGCTCGTGCCGTCTGTTCTGATTGGCAGCCCTCTGCTGGCCAGTGACGCAGCAGCGGATGAGTTGCCGAGCGTGGCTTTCTATTATGCGGCAAAGCCTCCAGTAGAATTGTTAAATCAGTTCGACTGGGTGGTTATCGATGCTGATTCAGCCACTGATGGAGAGCGACGTGATATCGAGGCTCAAGGCGCAAAGACCTTCGCCTATGTCAGCATTGGGGAGTGGGAGCCTGAACGGGCATCGACCCGGGGAAAGCCTGATGATGCCCTCGTAGCCGAGAATCCTGACTGGAACAGCCAGGTGGCAGATCTCTCCCGTGCCGACTGGCGAGACTTCCTGCACCGTAGAATCGATGAGCTCTGGCAACAGGGGTACCGTGCGTTCTTTTTCGATACCCTGGATAGTTATTACCGGTTTGCCGAATCTGAAAAAGATATCAAGGCGCAGCAGGCAGGACTGGTGACCTTTGTCGACGAAGTTCATCGCCGTCATCCGGGCATTGATGTGATGCTGAATCGTGGTTTCGAGGTGCTTGATCAGGTTCACAATAAAATCGTGGGAGTCGCTGCAGAGTCGCTTTATCAGCGCTGGACACCCAGTACAAAAATCTATGGGCCGATGGCCAGTAATGACACCCAGTGGCTGACAGGACAGCTTGAACGCGTTAACCCGCCTTATTCACCGGGCTGA
- a CDS encoding NAD-dependent epimerase/dehydratase family protein: MEEKILVTGGAGFIGSHSTEALLSCGYKVRIIDNFSSGDRDNLPAHANLEIIEGDIREPQSLRRAMSGVTKCLHLAAQVSVAHSVEEPCDSAENNIMGTLRVLEAARDHGVARVVYASSAAVYGEPENLPLTEAARLSPLSPYGLEKWVNERYASLFKELHGLSSLGLRYFNVYGPRQSPTSPYAGVITRFVDRLRVGQAPTIYGDGKQTRDFIYVADVARFNVLALFADQNGVCNVASQCSTSLLQLVEALQFGLGSHVSPHLNEPRGEDIRHSLGSAERLVDWLGEAPLYTLDEGLEAYLADMKLAR, encoded by the coding sequence ATGGAAGAAAAGATTCTCGTAACGGGCGGAGCGGGCTTTATTGGGTCTCATTCCACAGAAGCCCTTTTGTCTTGCGGATATAAAGTCAGAATTATTGATAATTTCTCCAGCGGAGATCGCGATAACTTGCCCGCGCACGCTAATCTCGAGATTATTGAGGGAGATATACGCGAACCGCAAAGCTTGCGACGCGCAATGTCGGGAGTCACGAAGTGCCTTCATCTGGCGGCACAGGTGTCCGTGGCGCACTCTGTCGAGGAGCCCTGTGACTCGGCAGAAAACAACATTATGGGAACGCTGAGGGTTCTGGAAGCCGCGCGGGATCACGGCGTTGCGCGCGTGGTTTATGCATCTTCTGCGGCCGTGTACGGCGAGCCTGAAAACCTGCCCTTGACGGAGGCCGCCCGCTTATCTCCGCTGTCGCCTTACGGTTTGGAAAAATGGGTGAATGAACGCTATGCAAGCCTGTTTAAAGAGCTGCATGGGCTTTCTTCCCTAGGACTTCGCTATTTCAATGTCTATGGCCCGAGGCAGTCGCCTACTTCCCCTTACGCAGGTGTTATTACCCGCTTTGTGGACCGTTTGAGAGTGGGTCAGGCCCCCACGATCTATGGAGACGGCAAGCAAACCCGCGATTTTATCTATGTGGCAGACGTTGCTCGGTTCAACGTTTTGGCGTTGTTTGCGGATCAAAACGGTGTCTGTAATGTGGCCTCTCAATGTTCTACATCCCTGCTACAGCTTGTTGAGGCTCTTCAGTTTGGGCTCGGCAGCCATGTGTCTCCACACTTGAACGAACCGCGCGGCGAAGATATTCGCCACTCACTCGGTAGTGCCGAAAGACTTGTCGACTGGCTCGGCGAAGCGCCGCTTTACACGCTGGATGAAGGCCTGGAAGCCTATCTGGCCGACATGAAGCTTGCCCGCTGA
- a CDS encoding ISL3 family transposase has translation MDGTKILTLGLGLEAPWILKEQHLDTAVSPHRLNLTVEAERGSLYPCPECGDACPAHDFADKTWRHLNFFQHHCYLHARVPRTKCPTHGIKRIEVPWARPGSDFTLLFEQAAMALVREMPVLAAARLIEITDKRLWRIVHHYVGCMLDQLDLSQVKAVGLDETAAKRGHRYVTVFLDMQRKSEPVVFAIPGRGKATVKAFSEFLAAHQGDPQAVQEVVCDMSPAFLKGVEEHLPKAEVTVDWFHIVQIFTRALDDVRKRERREQEPPKHLRWAVLRNADAGNLTANQIAALQELMADQSATADAWIIKEKLRWIQQAPTLRGARWRITRFLNFAREAIAGKGLLSPMNKALNTLERHTDRVIRRWLSGLTNARLEGMNSLFQAARSRARGYRNESTFITMIYLIGSPVGSMLDQAKST, from the coding sequence ATGGATGGCACTAAGATTCTGACCCTCGGCCTGGGCCTTGAAGCGCCCTGGATTCTCAAGGAGCAGCACCTGGATACCGCCGTGTCACCTCACCGCTTGAACCTCACCGTCGAGGCAGAACGTGGCAGCCTTTACCCTTGCCCCGAGTGTGGTGACGCTTGCCCGGCGCATGATTTTGCCGACAAGACCTGGCGGCACCTGAACTTCTTTCAACATCACTGCTATCTGCATGCGCGAGTGCCGCGCACCAAGTGCCCCACGCACGGCATTAAGCGGATCGAGGTCCCCTGGGCCCGCCCCGGTAGCGATTTCACCCTGTTGTTTGAGCAGGCCGCCATGGCTCTGGTCAGGGAGATGCCGGTGCTCGCCGCCGCTCGCCTGATAGAGATCACCGACAAGCGGTTATGGCGTATCGTGCATCACTATGTCGGGTGCATGCTCGACCAACTTGACCTCTCTCAGGTTAAGGCCGTGGGGCTTGATGAAACCGCCGCCAAGCGCGGCCATCGCTACGTCACCGTATTTCTGGATATGCAGCGCAAGAGCGAGCCGGTTGTCTTCGCGATACCCGGCCGTGGCAAGGCCACCGTCAAGGCCTTCAGCGAGTTTTTGGCTGCACATCAGGGCGACCCTCAGGCCGTTCAGGAAGTGGTCTGCGATATGTCGCCAGCCTTCCTCAAAGGCGTGGAAGAGCACCTGCCCAAGGCCGAGGTCACCGTCGACTGGTTTCATATCGTGCAGATCTTCACGCGCGCCCTTGATGACGTCAGAAAGCGTGAGCGGCGCGAGCAGGAACCCCCCAAGCACTTACGCTGGGCTGTCTTGCGCAATGCCGACGCCGGCAACTTAACGGCTAATCAAATCGCTGCGCTGCAGGAACTGATGGCCGACCAGAGCGCCACGGCCGACGCTTGGATCATCAAAGAGAAACTGCGCTGGATTCAGCAGGCACCCACGCTTCGCGGGGCTCGCTGGCGAATCACGCGCTTCCTCAATTTTGCCCGAGAGGCGATCGCTGGCAAGGGCCTGCTGTCTCCGATGAATAAGGCGCTGAATACCCTGGAACGGCATACCGACCGCGTTATCCGCCGCTGGTTATCGGGCCTGACCAACGCACGGTTGGAAGGGATGAATAGCCTGTTTCAAGCGGCCCGATCACGCGCTCGCGGCTACCGAAACGAGAGCACTTTCATCACCATGATCTACCTGATTGGCAGCCCTGTGGGCAGCATGCTGGATCAGGCCAAATCCACATGA
- the queF gene encoding NADPH-dependent 7-cyano-7-deazaguanine reductase QueF (Catalyzes the NADPH-dependent reduction of 7-cyano-7-deazaguanine (preQ0) to 7-aminomethyl-7-deazaguanine (preQ1) in queuosine biosynthesis): MEESHTGLEHSPLGRVATYPEHYDATLLFPLLRAENRVELGLEADDALPFVGEDEWHGFELSWLNARGKPVVAVGRFRLPADAPNLIESKSFKLYLNSFNQSRFASADDVAATLERDLTQTTGGRVGVDLLDVDDPALTPRTLPGECIDALDIDVNDYSPSADYLRAAVENAEIVEETLHSHLLKSNCPITGQPDWGSVMVRYKGPRLDREGLLRYLIGFRLQQGFHEHCVEQIFTDLMRQTAPSELLVLARYVRRGGLDISPWRATPGLLPPSPLRLARQ; encoded by the coding sequence ATGGAAGAGTCACACACAGGCCTTGAACACTCCCCGCTGGGGCGCGTTGCAACGTACCCCGAACACTACGACGCGACGCTTTTGTTTCCCTTGCTGCGCGCCGAAAACCGCGTCGAACTCGGCCTTGAAGCCGACGATGCGCTGCCGTTTGTGGGAGAAGACGAATGGCACGGCTTCGAGCTTTCGTGGCTCAACGCAAGGGGCAAGCCGGTGGTCGCGGTAGGGCGCTTTCGCTTGCCCGCTGACGCGCCGAACCTGATCGAATCCAAGTCGTTCAAGTTGTACCTCAACAGCTTCAATCAGAGCCGCTTTGCCAGCGCTGACGACGTCGCCGCCACGCTTGAGCGCGATTTAACCCAGACGACGGGCGGGCGCGTGGGCGTCGACCTGCTCGACGTTGACGACCCGGCGCTGACGCCGCGCACGCTGCCCGGCGAATGTATCGACGCGCTGGATATCGATGTGAACGATTACTCTCCCAGCGCCGACTACCTGCGCGCCGCTGTAGAGAATGCAGAGATCGTCGAAGAAACGCTGCATTCGCACCTGCTGAAATCCAACTGCCCGATCACCGGCCAGCCCGACTGGGGCAGCGTTATGGTGCGCTACAAAGGCCCCCGGCTCGACCGCGAAGGGCTGTTGCGCTACCTGATTGGCTTTCGTCTGCAGCAGGGGTTTCACGAGCACTGCGTCGAGCAGATATTCACCGACCTGATGCGCCAGACAGCGCCCAGCGAGCTTTTGGTGCTGGCCCGTTACGTGCGCCGTGGCGGGTTGGACATCAGCCCGTGGCGCGCTACGCCGGGGCTTTTGCCGCCCAGCCCGCTACGGCTGGCAAGGCAATAA
- a CDS encoding IS1380 family transposase, protein MFLTELDSRGPLAMGESLSPWTPSCNGSIRVELSGHRTTSDSGALLLREALDNSGMIDALDDHLVDHRDPDRVRHSLASQLRTLVLQRSMGWIDLSDTDTLRRDPLWQLACSDARGTTPLAQDRPSQATLSRLLTCLGRDDNIDTVHEGLLRLAVWRLTSLDGGERPEHLTLDIDGLPIDVHGHQGGSAFHGLYGARIYSPLVASLAETGDMVGGLLREGNAGPAENADTWIPHLVRRLNESTGAKVKVRIDAGFTDNDTLEALEDRDIEYLGRLRSHTGLQTLAAPHLKRPRGRPPEQPREWCHDLAYQAGTWPAPRRVVLVVQERPDDLLLHAFFLVTNLGKFNWPPEKVLALYRKRGSAEAHMGEVKSALDLHLSSTDRGVSTVQDVMARNEVNLLLTLCAYQVLHGLRCLLERQTRQGWSLKRMREQVLKVAATLTVHARRITVHLGDAADKWWPSLLKGLPRLTALT, encoded by the coding sequence ATGTTCCTAACCGAACTTGACTCAAGAGGACCACTCGCCATGGGTGAAAGCCTATCCCCCTGGACCCCGTCATGCAACGGGTCCATCCGCGTCGAGCTCAGCGGCCATCGCACCACCAGCGACAGCGGTGCTTTGCTGTTGCGTGAAGCCCTCGACAACAGCGGCATGATCGATGCGCTGGACGACCATCTGGTCGATCATCGCGACCCGGATCGCGTCCGCCACTCGTTAGCCAGCCAGCTGCGTACCCTGGTGCTGCAGCGTTCGATGGGCTGGATCGACCTCAGCGATACCGACACGCTCCGCCGTGACCCGCTCTGGCAGCTAGCCTGCAGTGATGCCCGCGGGACAACGCCGTTGGCTCAGGACCGGCCATCTCAAGCGACGCTGTCGCGGCTGCTGACGTGCCTGGGCCGCGACGACAATATCGATACCGTGCATGAGGGCCTGCTGCGGCTGGCGGTCTGGCGACTGACCTCGCTGGACGGCGGCGAACGCCCCGAGCATCTGACGCTGGACATCGACGGCTTGCCGATCGACGTCCACGGCCACCAGGGCGGTTCGGCGTTTCATGGACTTTACGGGGCCAGAATCTACTCGCCTTTGGTGGCCTCGCTGGCAGAGACCGGCGACATGGTGGGCGGTCTGCTGCGTGAAGGTAACGCCGGCCCAGCCGAGAATGCCGATACCTGGATCCCACATCTGGTGCGGCGACTCAACGAGAGCACCGGGGCCAAGGTCAAGGTACGCATCGACGCGGGTTTCACCGACAACGACACGCTTGAGGCGCTGGAAGATCGCGACATCGAGTATCTGGGCCGGTTGCGCAGTCATACGGGCCTGCAGACACTGGCAGCGCCACATCTGAAGCGGCCACGCGGCCGGCCCCCCGAGCAACCTCGGGAATGGTGCCATGACCTGGCGTACCAAGCCGGTACCTGGCCGGCGCCGCGGCGCGTGGTGCTGGTGGTACAAGAGCGGCCCGATGATCTGCTGCTGCATGCCTTCTTTTTGGTCACCAACCTCGGCAAGTTCAACTGGCCGCCGGAAAAGGTCCTGGCGCTTTATCGCAAGCGCGGCAGCGCCGAAGCCCACATGGGCGAGGTGAAGTCGGCGCTCGACCTGCATCTCTCCTCGACTGATCGCGGTGTCTCCACCGTCCAGGACGTCATGGCCCGCAACGAGGTAAACCTGCTGCTGACTCTCTGCGCTTATCAGGTGCTACACGGGCTGCGTTGCCTGTTGGAACGACAGACCCGGCAGGGCTGGAGCCTGAAGCGGATGCGCGAGCAGGTGCTTAAGGTGGCCGCCACGCTGACAGTGCACGCCCGGCGCATCACCGTGCACCTCGGCGATGCCGCCGATAAATGGTGGCCATCTTTACTGAAAGGGTTGCCGCGGCTGACGGCATTGACCTGA
- a CDS encoding ABC transporter ATP-binding protein, giving the protein MAEPALSIRGLTKVYGNGFNALKGIDLDVEQGDFFALLGPNGAGKSTTLGVVCSLVQKTAGRVSLFGIDIDKDFSRAKYQLGVVPQEFNFNQFERVIDIVIAQAGYYGMSRREALPRAQQLLTDLGLWDKRNGSARMLSGGMKRRLMIARALMHRPKLLILDEPTAGVDIELRRSMWEYMRRINRDEGTTIILTTHYLEEAESLCRNIAIINNGDIIRNTSVRDLLAELNTETFLFDLAHSLDRAPPIEGFEAYLTEPSQLAVVIHRGQRINDVFDALNAEGIQVVSMRNRTNRLEEMFLTMVHGSEAQGSEHEAASATTREQEKKA; this is encoded by the coding sequence ATGGCCGAACCGGCACTGTCGATCCGTGGCCTCACCAAGGTCTACGGTAACGGCTTTAACGCGTTGAAAGGTATTGATCTGGACGTTGAACAGGGCGATTTTTTTGCGCTGCTTGGCCCCAATGGCGCGGGCAAATCGACCACGCTGGGCGTGGTGTGCTCGCTGGTGCAGAAGACTGCCGGGCGCGTGTCGTTGTTCGGTATTGATATCGACAAGGACTTTTCCCGCGCCAAGTATCAGCTGGGCGTGGTGCCCCAGGAATTCAACTTCAACCAGTTCGAGCGGGTGATCGATATCGTCATCGCGCAGGCGGGCTACTACGGGATGTCGCGCCGCGAAGCGCTGCCGCGTGCCCAGCAGCTGCTCACCGACCTGGGATTGTGGGATAAGCGCAACGGCAGCGCGCGGATGCTCTCGGGCGGCATGAAGCGCCGGCTGATGATTGCCCGTGCGTTGATGCACCGCCCGAAACTGTTGATTCTTGACGAACCCACGGCGGGGGTCGATATCGAGCTGCGCCGCAGCATGTGGGAATACATGCGCCGGATCAACCGCGATGAAGGCACCACGATCATTCTCACCACGCACTATCTGGAAGAAGCCGAGAGCCTGTGCCGCAATATCGCCATCATCAATAACGGCGACATCATCCGTAATACCAGCGTGCGTGACCTGCTGGCGGAATTGAATACCGAAACCTTCCTGTTTGATCTGGCGCATTCGCTTGATCGCGCGCCGCCTATCGAAGGCTTTGAGGCCTACCTGACCGAGCCCTCGCAGCTGGCAGTGGTAATACATCGCGGCCAGCGGATAAACGACGTGTTTGACGCCTTGAACGCCGAGGGTATTCAGGTGGTTTCCATGCGTAACCGCACCAACCGGCTGGAAGAGATGTTTCTCACCATGGTGCATGGCAGCGAGGCCCAGGGTAGCGAGCACGAGGCGGCCTCGGCAACGACCCGCGAACAGGAGAAAAAGGCATGA
- a CDS encoding ABC transporter permease: MNATQTLVALWTLVIKEIKRFTRIWPQTLLPPSITMAMYFIIFGNLIGSRIGTMDNFSYMDFIVPGLIMMAVITNSYSNVASSFFSNKFQRSVEEMMVSPMPSWVILSGFILGGMARGLGVGAIVTVVSLFFTQLTVEHPLLTVLVVVLTSALFSIGGFINALLAKKFDDVSIVPTFILTPLTYLGGVFYSISMLPDFWQGVSMLNPILYMVNVFRYGILGVSDIPAGWALAAVFGFIIVLYTLALMMLERGYGIRS, encoded by the coding sequence ATGAACGCCACGCAAACGCTGGTCGCGCTATGGACGCTGGTGATCAAGGAAATCAAGCGTTTTACTCGCATTTGGCCGCAAACGTTGCTGCCACCGTCGATCACCATGGCCATGTACTTCATCATTTTTGGCAACCTGATCGGCTCGCGCATCGGTACCATGGACAACTTCAGCTACATGGACTTTATCGTGCCCGGCCTGATCATGATGGCGGTGATTACCAACAGCTATTCCAACGTGGCGTCGAGCTTTTTCTCCAACAAGTTTCAGCGCAGCGTGGAAGAAATGATGGTTTCGCCGATGCCCAGCTGGGTCATCCTTTCAGGCTTTATACTGGGTGGTATGGCGCGGGGGCTCGGCGTTGGCGCGATTGTCACGGTGGTATCGCTGTTCTTTACCCAGCTGACGGTGGAGCACCCGCTGTTAACCGTGCTGGTGGTGGTGCTGACCTCGGCGCTGTTTTCCATCGGTGGTTTTATCAACGCGTTGCTGGCCAAAAAGTTTGATGATGTGTCCATCGTGCCGACGTTTATTCTGACGCCGTTGACGTACCTGGGCGGGGTGTTTTATTCCATCTCGATGCTGCCGGACTTCTGGCAGGGCGTGTCGATGCTTAACCCGATCCTGTATATGGTCAACGTCTTTCGCTACGGCATTTTGGGCGTGTCGGACATTCCTGCCGGCTGGGCGCTAGCGGCCGTCTTTGGTTTTATCATCGTGCTGTACACGCTGGCGCTGATGATGCTCGAACGCGGCTACGGCATCCGCAGCTAA
- a CDS encoding IS5 family transposase: protein MPRQMLTDEHWSKLKPILLQQGIYDKADLRTTVEGILYRMRTGCPWRDLPETFGPWNTVYKRFNAWSASGKLMRIFNTLVEDPDVEWLFIDGSYVKAHQDSTGAATEDAEAIGKSRAGNTSKIHLTVDAYGLPIAFRITGGEVHDSTEAQALIDDLPAGDALVADKGYDSERIREQIEAKGMAAVIPRRRNSKKGNANLDRGLYRYRHLVENAFARLKPYRAIATRYDKLKRNYESMVALACCLLWLPM, encoded by the coding sequence ATGCCCCGACAAATGCTCACGGATGAACACTGGTCGAAGCTGAAACCTATCCTGCTTCAACAAGGTATTTATGACAAGGCTGACTTGCGTACCACGGTGGAAGGCATCCTGTATCGGATGCGCACCGGCTGCCCGTGGCGGGATCTACCGGAGACGTTTGGCCCCTGGAATACGGTCTACAAGCGTTTTAACGCCTGGTCAGCGAGTGGAAAGCTGATGAGGATTTTCAACACGCTGGTGGAAGATCCTGATGTCGAGTGGTTGTTCATTGATGGCTCCTACGTCAAGGCTCATCAGGACAGCACAGGGGCTGCCACGGAAGACGCAGAAGCCATCGGCAAAAGTCGTGCAGGCAATACCAGCAAGATCCACTTGACCGTGGATGCTTATGGGTTACCGATTGCCTTCAGGATAACCGGGGGTGAGGTGCACGACAGCACGGAAGCCCAGGCATTGATTGACGACTTGCCAGCAGGTGATGCGCTGGTGGCTGACAAGGGCTATGACAGTGAACGTATCCGTGAGCAGATCGAGGCCAAAGGCATGGCGGCGGTGATTCCACGCAGGCGTAACTCGAAAAAAGGAAATGCCAATCTGGACAGGGGGTTATATCGCTACCGGCATCTGGTTGAGAATGCCTTTGCTCGACTGAAACCGTATCGCGCCATTGCGACGCGCTACGATAAGCTCAAGCGAAACTACGAAAGCATGGTGGCCTTGGCGTGCTGTTTGTTGTGGCTCCCAATGTGA
- a CDS encoding nitroreductase family protein: MDALTLLHERSSMGKLGAPAPSAGQLEAIYQAALRAPDHKELRPWRFIEFSGEGRERLGELYAEAEFQADPDATDSVLNGARKKPLRAPMIIAVIAKVTPDVPGVPKFEQVLSAGCAAHGILLAAHAQGFGAMWRTGKYAFDPVVHKGLGLAEDDELVGFLYLGTLGGRHKPVAAHATADFVERWN, encoded by the coding sequence ATGGACGCACTGACGCTTCTGCACGAACGCAGCTCGATGGGCAAGCTCGGCGCGCCCGCCCCCAGCGCCGGCCAGCTTGAAGCCATTTACCAGGCCGCACTGCGCGCCCCGGATCACAAGGAGCTGCGCCCATGGCGGTTTATCGAGTTCAGCGGTGAAGGGCGCGAACGGCTGGGCGAGCTCTACGCCGAAGCCGAGTTTCAGGCCGACCCCGACGCCACTGACAGCGTGCTGAACGGTGCGCGTAAAAAGCCTCTGCGCGCGCCGATGATCATCGCCGTTATCGCCAAGGTGACGCCCGACGTGCCGGGCGTGCCTAAATTTGAACAGGTGCTGTCTGCAGGCTGCGCCGCCCACGGCATTTTGCTCGCCGCCCACGCGCAGGGCTTTGGCGCCATGTGGCGCACCGGCAAATACGCCTTTGACCCGGTCGTACACAAAGGGCTTGGTCTGGCTGAAGACGACGAGCTGGTCGGCTTTCTGTATTTAGGCACCTTGGGCGGGCGGCACAAGCCGGTGGCCGCGCACGCCACCGCCGATTTTGTCGAGCGCTGGAACTGA